In one Thermosipho ferrireducens genomic region, the following are encoded:
- a CDS encoding (2Fe-2S)-binding protein, whose product MKRRVLDHPILGHKTDHREEIEFFFEGEKLKAYPDDTIASALIANGIDIFGFSSSGKPRGLFCAIGKCSSCLVEVNGIPNIRACITPVKNGIKVKRQKGKGKPTW is encoded by the coding sequence TTGAAAAGACGTGTACTTGACCATCCAATACTCGGACATAAAACCGACCACAGGGAAGAAATTGAATTTTTCTTTGAAGGAGAAAAGTTAAAAGCTTATCCTGATGACACCATTGCAAGCGCATTAATAGCAAACGGAATAGACATATTTGGATTCTCCTCTTCAGGAAAACCTCGTGGACTTTTCTGTGCAATTGGCAAATGTTCATCCTGCCTTGTAGAAGTCAACGGTATCCCGAACATAAGAGCGTGTATAACTCCTGTAAAAAACGGGATAAAAGTTAAACGACAAAAAGGAA
- a CDS encoding HAD family hydrolase, producing the protein MVFVFDLDGTLLLKNYRISENMTGIINKLDRDGHVVIFASGRMLISVKKIILSHFKKEFPVIAYNGSIVWHPEKGIIFETGLDFDTSVKIIQFLREKKIHRQIYINDKLYSEEDNDEIKMYARHANVDYYLCEDLLELIKDEKRKATKILAIGEPDMLDKIKKDLTDFKLSVDIFKSMKNFLDIVPRGINKAVALKVMLEESGKENEKIIAFGDNHNDVPLFEVANVGVAVKNAVKELKEVADYVVPSNDEDGIYSFFVNFFPELID; encoded by the coding sequence ATGGTTTTTGTTTTCGATCTTGATGGAACATTGCTTTTAAAAAACTACAGAATATCTGAAAATATGACAGGAATAATAAATAAGTTAGATAGAGATGGACATGTTGTTATTTTTGCAAGTGGGAGAATGTTGATTTCTGTAAAAAAAATAATTTTAAGCCATTTCAAAAAAGAATTTCCAGTAATCGCATATAACGGTTCTATTGTCTGGCATCCTGAAAAAGGTATTATTTTTGAAACGGGGTTAGATTTTGATACAAGTGTTAAAATCATACAGTTTTTGAGAGAGAAAAAAATTCACAGGCAAATTTATATAAATGATAAGTTGTATTCAGAAGAAGACAATGATGAAATAAAGATGTATGCCAGACACGCGAATGTTGATTATTATTTGTGCGAAGATTTATTGGAATTAATTAAAGACGAAAAGAGAAAGGCTACTAAGATTCTTGCAATTGGTGAGCCTGATATGCTGGATAAAATAAAAAAGGATTTGACTGATTTCAAATTAAGTGTGGATATTTTTAAGAGTATGAAAAATTTTCTGGATATAGTTCCACGTGGAATTAATAAAGCAGTTGCTTTGAAAGTGATGTTGGAAGAATCTGGAAAAGAGAATGAAAAAATAATAGCTTTTGGAGATAACCATAACGATGTTCCTTTATTTGAAGTAGCAAATGTTGGAGTTGCTGTAAAAAATGCGGTTAAAGAGTTAAAAGAGGTGGCTGATTATGTTGTACCGTCCAATGATGAAGATGGTATATATAGCTTTTTTGTTAATTTCTTCCCTGAGCTTATCGATTGA
- a CDS encoding methylglyoxal synthase produces MLEIALIAHDKKKLDLAMFVKEWKEVFEKCDLYATRSTGRILEEKIGLLVNKMESGPYGGDLQIGSLIVEGKINFVIFLRDPLTAQPHEPDVSALLRVCDVHNIPLATNLATAEGLVLEIKKKLEKI; encoded by the coding sequence ATGTTAGAAATAGCTTTAATAGCTCACGATAAGAAAAAATTAGATCTTGCGATGTTTGTAAAAGAATGGAAGGAAGTATTTGAGAAATGCGATTTATATGCTACAAGATCTACAGGAAGAATTTTAGAAGAAAAAATAGGACTTTTAGTTAATAAAATGGAATCAGGTCCATATGGTGGAGATTTACAAATAGGTTCATTAATTGTTGAAGGTAAAATTAACTTTGTTATATTTTTGAGAGATCCGTTGACTGCCCAACCTCATGAACCAGATGTATCCGCATTGTTAAGGGTTTGTGATGTTCATAACATTCCACTCGCAACAAATCTTGCAACTGCAGAAGGGCTTGTGCTTGAGATAAAAAAGAAATTAGAAAAAATTTAG